gtacaccaatcacacgacaagtgtattgcacttgtcAATGTAAATGGCTCGGGTTCGGCCAAATCCGATTTGGGTTAGAATTTCCCATTTTTTACCAATTTATTCCAATGCTGAAATTATCGACGTCTTATGGCTGCGAATTCCTCGTCATGGATGAGGCTCATTGTGTTTCCCTGCTGGCTAAAGTCCCTTTGATCTGAGTGTGATTCTAGGTTCTTGCTGTGATATAGTCTTGCACTCTTGCTTAAAGATACGGATTAGGTTCCTTGGTTTGAGAACCTTTCGCAGATGAGTAGATAGTTGAACCTTTCGGTTCTTGTTGCAGAGATTTGACGATGGTGTGTTATAGAGATCAAGCTTCTAGTATGGTGTCGCAAACCATGGATTTTAATAGGAAGGGGAAATCAAGAAGCCGGAGGGACGGAACAAGATGTGTAGCAGAGACAATAGCAAAGTGGAAGGAGTacaatatcaaatttgattctCTTGGCTATGAAGCCAAGCCAGTGCGTAAGGCTCCTGCCAAGGGATCGAAAAAAGGTTGTATGAAAGGTAAAGGTGGTCCAGAGAATGCTAGTTGCAATTACAGGGGCGTAAGGCAGAGAACGTGGGGTAAATGGGTATCGGAGATCAGGGAGCCACACAGGGGAAGTAGGCTGTGGTTGGGCACATTTAAAACTGCAAACGAAGCTGCTCTTGCCTACGATGAAGCTGCAAGAGCAATGTATGGGCATTGTGCGCGGCTTAACTTTCCAGATCACGGTTTGCCAATAGAGTTTGCTAAAGATTGTCCTTCATTGCCAACTACATCCACATCTCACTCCACAAATTCTGAGATGTGTTGCAATGATAATAAGCTGAAGGCTTATGATTCAAAGGCAAAGCAGGAAGATGGTGAAAAAATAGCAGATAATTGGCATCAGGCAGGTGGCACGCCAATGACCACATCGAAGGGCAAAATAAAGGAAGAAGCTGCGGAGCatgaattaaagaaagaaactcTGAGGGAGGAATCAAGAGAAGAATCTATGGATACTGAAGCTGTGAAGTTCTTTATGATTGAGAAACCTGATTATTTACGTTGTCGGGGTGTTAACCTTGATAATTTCCCGGCAGATGATATGTTTAATGTGGATGAGGTGATTGCAGCATTGGACCCTGCTCCTGACCGTGAACCTCGGCCTCTGACTGGGACAGGATTGCATGTAGCTCAAGAAACAAAAGTTGATCACAGAGATTTGTCGTGTCAGTTGCAGCATCCGAATGAGAAGTTGCTTGGTGACCTGCCACACGTGGAGGCTACTATTGGATTCGATCACGGAATTGATTTCCTGAGACCTGGAAGACCGGAGGACTATAACTTGTCATTTAGTGAGTTGTCGTTGGAGTTAGACCCTGACCAGATGGTAGTTTAAT
The window above is part of the Sesamum indicum cultivar Zhongzhi No. 13 linkage group LG7, S_indicum_v1.0, whole genome shotgun sequence genome. Proteins encoded here:
- the LOC105167013 gene encoding dehydration-responsive element-binding protein 2C-like, which produces MVCYRDQASSMVSQTMDFNRKGKSRSRRDGTRCVAETIAKWKEYNIKFDSLGYEAKPVRKAPAKGSKKGCMKGKGGPENASCNYRGVRQRTWGKWVSEIREPHRGSRLWLGTFKTANEAALAYDEAARAMYGHCARLNFPDHGLPIEFAKDCPSLPTTSTSHSTNSEMCCNDNKLKAYDSKAKQEDGEKIADNWHQAGGTPMTTSKGKIKEEAAEHELKKETLREESREESMDTEAVKFFMIEKPDYLRCRGVNLDNFPADDMFNVDEVIAALDPAPDREPRPLTGTGLHVAQETKVDHRDLSCQLQHPNEKLLGDLPHVEATIGFDHGIDFLRPGRPEDYNLSFSELSLELDPDQMVV